The genomic interval TTTTTTATAAGTGCATTTcggataatttaaataaaaaatctttcaattctatAACTCCTAGAGATTAATTCTATCAATAGAATTCTCAAGACCACGTTTACCACTTAAACCAATCATAGGAATTTCTAGATAttgaagatgaggaagaaaagAGTAACGTTGCATATAAATTTAGGATGTTAGAAGTTGGTGCcaaccatttaaaaaataatggatgATGGATCCAAGTtactaagaaatatatatttaagatggATACCGTGTGTTGTCTGTTGCTTGACCAAACGACGTGGCAATAACCCAAAGGGGAAAGCTTCTTTGCCCACTTAGGTTGACCGTCCTAATTGACCGCtggtcaaaaaatatataataattaaaaaaataattttaaatgtattaatatatttttttatttttaaaaatttgtaaaaaaaagtcTAGACAGCACACCCAACAGTAAATGCTGGCCGGCAGAATAGCCCTGCCCATAATCCAAATATGAGTACTAGTCCtgaattgacaaaaaaaaaaaacatgtgtcatattgaataaatgaaCGGATAGAATTGAATGTGAATcctgatgaatatatataaatagatctAGTCCATTCATTTTTTAACGAGAAAACCTATTTTCAAATCTATTTGTATAGTCGAACTATTTAAAggtatttcatataataattctGCAAAGACTCGCTAGTGGCAGGAAAATGATATTTCGCTTTATGGAGAATAATCAGATCAGGCCAGGTGTAAGatcatttttcattctctttaattgcctttctttttatttttctttttttttaatttttttcccaatatacgcataaaataatataataatataatataaaggaAAACAACAAGACCCAAGACCCAAGACTGAAACTCTTATCACTTTCAAAAGCATACATGTTATTGGCACTCAAGATTACTGACTCTAATGAATCAATACATTCCCACAGTTCTGCAACACAGCTGAAGCATATAGCCAGCTGAGAATGATCTCTTCTTGTGCTGTTCTAGACAGACATGTGAAAAGGATTTTTAGTTACAATCTCAGGTGGGCTTGAATGGAGAGGTATTGATTCATATACCCCAACTCCACAACAGATTAAAGCAGATGCTAGATAATTGAATGAACATTCCACCTCTCACCCACCCCATTCTTTATACAATCTTATCATGATCTAAAGAGAGAATTCATAGCCAGCTTTCTGCATACAGAATAGCCTCCTTTTTACACTCCCTCCTGAACAAAGAATTGGTGGAAGTTCcacttttctctctttcaactGGTAGAAGTATGGGATCAATGTAAAAAAACATCGATAGAGAAGCCTCAATCTGGACTAAGCAAATCAAGGAATAAGAAATTTCATATGGGGGCTATTTGAGACAACAGGGTATGGGAAAGAATGATTAGACAAAGGTTTTTGTTTAGGATCTGCCCCCTTCAAACTACTTCGAAAATAAACGACCCCCTTTAAGGCCTGGCGTTTGAAACCCCATAAGTCCACCATCTGCTGTATAACTAGAATGCCCGTTGAAGTTGTTGGCAACATATTGCTCGGATAATGCATAGTTTCCCCCAGAGAATCTTATTGCTCCTCCATCCATCCTTAGACCCAATAGATCGTAGTTTTCTTGGGGTACACTTCTCAAACCAAGTTGACTTGGGGTGTTAAAGCCACCATCCATACCCTGAACAAGTGGAACTGGGAATCCAGTTCCCATGCTTGAGGTTGGAGTGCTGTTTTGGTTGAGACATTCTATAATACTAGAACCTGTTTGAGCAAAGCTTCCAAGTCTTTCTTCTTGCTGCATGTCAGGAAAGTAGTCACGATAAGTACTTGAATCAATCATCAGATTTGCGTTTTCTGAATTCAAAGCCCTCCAATTCCCAGCAGTTACTGGGTTAACATAATCGCATGAAGAAGTATCAAGCCTGTAATTGTCAGCACAGGGCTCTCTTAGGATAGCCGGTAATGTCAAATACATAGAAGAAGCTACCTTATCAGAGGAATCCGATGGGAATTTCTGGTTATCAGGTAATCCCAACCTTTCTCCTTTGGCCTTTTCAGTTGATGGCAGAAATCCAGAGGCTTGGACATAACCAACTTGATCTTCAAGTGCTTTTGAGCAATTATTAGAATCAGCCACCTGTCTGCCTTTTACGGATCTCTCTGAAGAGCCATCATTGCAGTTTGGAGCTCTTAAGCCTAACACTACATTCTTCTGATGTTGCACTTGGACGGAGGGACCAGACTGAAATTTTGGCATGACAGATGACACCAATCTTGTTTCTCCATTTTCCTTGACTCTTGGAGCCATAGGTCCAATAGTTTTGCGACAATTAGCTCGATCTTCAGATGACTGATAGTGATTTACGTAACCAGCTGCCTCATTGATATCACCAGACCTCTCTGCTGATCCATGATTGCAATTTTGAACTCTCATTCCAGACTTCAGATCTTTTTTACTCTGcatataatttttctcatcGTTGTTTTGATGCTGCACTTGGATGTTCTCCTTGAAGTTGTTTGAATGCGCTTGGGTTTTTTCCTTGAAGTTGTTTTGACGCTGCACTTCAATGGACTTCTTGAAGTTGTTTTGATGTTGCACTTGGAGGGTCTCCTCAAAGTTGTGATGCACTTGGATATTATCCTCAaatttgttttgaagctgtatTCGGTTGTTCTCCAAGTTGTTTACATGCTGCCCTTGGATGTTCTCCCTTCCATAACTGCCTTTTTTACGTTTTGGTTTTGAAACAGTATCATCTGCCACCAATTTTTGCATTTCTTCCCTCATCCATCTAAACAAATTTTCTCTCGTATCTTTAAGATCCTCTAGTAAGGACTCCATGAAGATTTTAACATCACCCAGTGCATCCAGGTCAGAAACACTagtttcattcttttttcttttaagttctTCATGAGAATCCCTCCTCATTGCATCATTAACCAAATTTTCCTTTCTATTCCTTCCACTATGCGTTTTTTCAGATTTCCCATTTTTAATCTGCGCCCCAGTGCCAGCAACGTTCTTCCCCTTCAGCTGAAATCTACTGGTATCTGTGGACTCATCATTTTCGTGAGAAGTAAAGCTGGAGACTAGTTTATGCTTCTTCAGAACCGGCTGGCCACTTGAACTTGATTTGGACTCTTCACTTGAAGAATCAAGCTCATTGTCTCTCCTAACCTCCCACCTCTGCTGAAATTTCAGTGCGTCTCCAATATTAGAGCTAGGGGGCATCATTAAAATCGGAGCTTTACAGAGTTGGAACTGCTACTACAGGATGGATTTCTAGAGAAGCTCCAGCTTAAAATGCTTCAATTGGTTTCTTGAAGCACTAAAGCTGTTAAACAGAACTATTTCCACCCAAATTGGAGCTCAAACTCATTTCACGGTCAAATCAATGATGTAGCACCACACCTTGTGAACAAAATTTCAGTGAATTGGCCCCAaggaaatcaaaattttcttctatcttGCAAAGGAACAGCCACAGATAAATTAGAATGATTGGAGGGGATAGGAACATAACATACATCAAAAGTTTCTCACTGAAAAGCATTATAACCTATAAACCAACGCCCGGGGGCGGGGGGGACTTGGAGCAAGACAAGATTTCACTTCAAAGTTGTATTTTTGGATcatagagaaagaagaaaaaaaaaggtttcacaAAGCCAAACATAGGGAAGAaaaccaaattttatttttacaactgtCCAAACCAGATCAGCACCTAGAATTAACAGCATTCAAAGAAAACCCAGATGTAAAAGCAATGACACCTAACTCTTACAAGTTCAAAAGGCCAATATTACGCTTAGCCACAAAGCAAACAATCAAGACCAGAAAAGAATCCAAATAGTGAATTCTCAAATGTCAAAGCTTCTCAACAACAACGTTCAGAAACCAATAACATATCACAAGAACCATAGGAAGAGCATCAACCCAATTAGTTCAATTCAGAAAGAACATTaccattaaaaagaaaaactcaacgAGGATataacaaaaagtaataaaCAGGCACTAAGCtctaagaagaagaaaatttcaaatattatctCACATAACCAGAAACTTTGATCAAAAGACAGCATCGAATAAGCAAGAAAAAGAACATCTAATAAGCAAAAAGTTCACGAGGATCAGTTTTGGGGATTCATATTTTTCTAACCATTTATCAGCGGATGAAATTCGGTGCGAAGCAAGAAATTCCCATCCAGCCATCCTCACGAGTCATGGCCAAAACCTCTATTTCTCAGTGGAGaactctttttttcctttctgtactaatttatttatcaagCTAGGCCTCTCCAAAAGGTAAAAACAAGGCATTTTGTGCTGTCTGTGCAAATGTTGTTTCCATGTTTGCAGAATGAATTACCGTATTTGAAGAGTCAGTGAGTTGGGTGGAGAGTGGCAGAGAGAGTTATGGAgatttctctctttccaaaaagTTGGTCTGGTGAATGATTGCTAAGTTAATCATCAATggcttttttaataattcttcgtccgaaaagttttatttttattttattttttacactcAAAATCTCAACCCCAACTCTTTTTATCTGTTCCCACCAAATCCCAGTACTTTCATGCAGGAAAATAAAGTTTGCCTTGGCCATACATCGCGTTGCCTTCCCTTGTTTGAACCTCTCGTGCTAAAAAATTCTATCTGCACtaatttttacgtattttttatacattttattaatataattaattatattattttttaatataaaataattattttaatcaatcacatatataaaaaatatataaaaatgattatttataattaaattcttttcgtttacctttttttttttgtattattaataaattagtatttatattagaattctaataataaaagcACACGCCATgcataattaaatatatctaataattttctattttcaaccATATTGCCATAAATTTCTACTTCCATATTGGTTCCGTTTTCCTCAGGTCTGAATTACTGCAAATTAAAAACCGCTTTAGGATACAATTAAAAGGTATCATTGTCttctttatgaaaaattgaatacCATATGTAAATTAGACATTATGGGAAAATAGATTTATGCATTGAATTATCACTTAGAATTACATTCcaaattactaaaattattaATCTATACCTAAtctgtcatttttttttgggcaaTACTAAATGCATTCACATAAAAGTTATATATCTACGTGGCTTTCTCATCCGTAcatcactttattaaaaaaatataagaaaaaaattgtgaagagTAACGTGGATAtgtaagttttttatgagtacgtttaatattttttggataaatattttaatcataaagtgattatataaaaataattttataaattaatataatttgatatgatttgtcagattgtaaaattatttttattataaaatatatctaacgaatcagataaaattatattgatttataaaattattttaacgtAATTTTACTGTATTGCCCATatcattcaactttttctttttgtttttacccTATATGTGTAAGGCTAATCCAGTGGCTAAAACTAaaagtcatattttttttctttgggaaTTGGGCACGAACAGATTGATAATATGAGCAAAAGAACTACTATTTCGGGCTTGATGCTTACAAAGAGGGAGAAAAATGCCCAAAAATGTTGGTGAAACATAACTAATATTTGATATTGCAGTAACGTTCCACTTTATAATACCAAAGAAATATGATGTGCATAAGCCGGAAGGCGCAACACATctcatggatatatatatatatatttttttttttttcactcagcTTTGAGTGTGCGGCTTCCGACtgatatgtatattttttctaatatcaAACTTTCTAAATGGACactgatttttttaagtttttattaatcagaaatcaatataaatatttatatatattcatattatatttattatatctatCCAAGCAAGAGGAATAATCTCCATTTTTAGTTACTAAAATTAGGATACATGTTTACAGGTGTCTTTTCCATCTATATCTGTATTTATTATCAAGCACAGCTCAGTGCGTTATTTTTTGGGTTCTGGTTTTCACGTTTTTACCAAAAagacttctttctttttaagctttctacttatattttatggatgtaataaaaattatgaataagatCCTTTCATCGTACTACATCAAATAGATTAACGGTATCTTTGTCACGGGACACTCAATGGGAGTATAAATCCTCAACCAATCAATAAAAGcatttagaaataatatatatattaagagaaTGATTTAGTCACAAAgacatttcataaaaataaattcacaaactaacgtgacttgatgtgatacgtcatATTATAACActtctcatatataaaataatagcagtaaaataaagagaaaaaaagaaaaataggatgAAAGGGGGCGGTGTACTCCTTTCTCtgtgattaataataataatgaaaataagaGTAAGAATCCTTTGTGCAACAGTATGCTACATGGTACAAACACCTGCTACAAAATTTTACATTCAACCAAAGTTTTTGAGTTTCCATGGAGTTTAAAGAATCACAAAGATCCAGCAGCTGCAGAGGAATTAAAGTTAACATCATATCCATCCAAGAATGCTTTTGATAATAGAAAACGTCGGTAAAGCATCACTAAAAGATCAATCAGGCATCAACCACCTCTGCTATTATTAAGCATTAGCTACTCACATCAGAACTCAGCAACCAACATTACATGGCTAAAGCTACAGCAATCAGCTAAACAAATCCTTTGTCAGCACCACATCAATCAACCAACGGTCCAACCTTGAgtgcaaagaaaagaaaacaagtacAAGTCATGAGTTTTTCCCCCTGCCCTCAGAGAACAAGCTTTCAAAATCAGCTACTAGGCGAGGCAACAGTATGCCATCGCTTAAATGACTAAGAAGTGTATTCAAACAGGCAGATTACTACAGCTCATTTCACTACTTTCATCTACTTGGTATTGTTGTGTCCACTAAAGCTTTTATCATCTCATGTTACAGATGTAAGGGCAATGCCCCTTTTAGTGGAAGAAGCCTTACTTTTTAACTATATGGTGCTATCTAACTAAACAAAGTTTCAATCAGCCGCGTGGGGTTTCTCTTAAATTCGTGCGGTAcaaaattatttggatgaacTTGGATTCTTCCATTGCAGTCTGCAGTGCCCCTTTCGCTCTGTTTTTCCTATTTCTCACTTTTTCCTTTCCATTCCCCATACTCTATTCAActattcaaccttttcaaacttACATATCCCAGAGATCTAAACGATCAAATCATTGAATAAAATTCATTAGCTTCACACACCAATGATTCATTAATGTATTCTTACCGTGCTCTTTTCAAGCAAGGAGCGCCAGTCATTGACTTCAACAAATAGCATGCATAATGTGACCAAAACCACTACCCACATGTTCTCACGGTGTCTTAAGAAATTGAAGAGGATCTGCGACTAAGTTCTTAAAGTTTGATCAGCCAAATCACCTGAAAGCGCTTACTCATGTCTTGGACTATGTCGAATGTGCCTTTAGATTGAAGAGACTTTTTTCCTTCCCATTTTGTGATATTTATGCAtaaagtataaaagaaaaaagatggagaCTCGGGAACTTATAACCATATCACCCTCCTCGCCCATGGCAACAGCACAACGTACAGCCACTCGTCCAATATCAGGTAGTAATCATCCTCACCAAAATTCAGGTAATCATGCATTGTCATCCTACGCCAGCCAGCGTATCATCCAAAGTGTCCACTAATGAAGATGAAACATCCAGGCAAAAAAATTATGCTTCCAGGAGTTTAAGCAACCGTGCTCAACGTCCCATGGCTTCATGCATGCCTTTTATCAAATAGGCAGTGGTTGTCTTCCCATTGGTCTCCGTTACTCCAGTAACAGCCATATTCTTCGATGGATCTTCGAGATTCCTGGCGGTAGATTTGCTGGGACTTGGATACTCCGTGCGTGGATTCCTCGGCGACATCGGGTGGGTCATCGTCTGAGGTTCCGATCGTGGCGGGCGGTCGGAGGGTGAGaaatggagagaaagagagttgaATTTGAAGGAGAAAATACGCGGTTTGATGGAAAATGTGTGGGATAAACTATAAAGAGGAAATTGAAGGCCgtcacacagagagagagagagagagagagagagagagagagagagggttttaGAATTGGAGGGAAAGACTCTGATTGGCGGGTCTATGCGTGTCTAAACTCCGACTTTTGGAGACGATGAAAGCAGCCACTCCCAACTGTCAACTACTAAAATAAGACCTTCgactacaaaaattattttcggctccaataatctcaaaaatatttcaacaaaatatttgcttttaggcagtttttttttttagaatatgtTTTTTAGCTTTTGGGGCACTCCTCATTGCGTAATTTTACGAATAGTAATGCtatctattaattattatttattcacatattctatacttataattttttaagactgTTACATTCATATAAGAATTATACAAAACAatcatataaattgatgtagttttatctgatctgttagatctactttatactaaaaataattttataatttgacaaatcatattaaatcatgttaatttttatgattacttttatataattactttgtgattagagtattttctataatttttttataagatttgaagTGTAAAgtgatgaataataatttatgagaaaaatttttcttttaaaagtgaGATATTTACGCATCAtctaaaatcttaatttaaaataatttagctTATGTTTTTAAGCCTTAAGCGAAAATCATTACcgtagattttttttatcaacagtAACAAATTTACTGATGCGCACTATAATcaatcattaaatttattattttaaaaattaagaattactctaataatttataaataatgccACGTCTAACACttcttaaaaataagaaactttCCTTTTGCGCATGAACCTTAATTGTTTTTGAGTAATTTAgattttccaaaagaaaacaaaaattaccaAATGATTGCCCACGtggataaaaagaaatgaaatgaaattactaTTAATATTGATGTTTAAATGAAATAAGACTTCGTTTGCATTCTTGTCCCatttcatttaagaaaaaatttatttataagtaattttatgctgcacttatttaatataattaattagaaagtttattttattaaaaataatgttaatttaaatttaaaataaaaaaataataatattaatttacaaattaatatataaacttacttatacataataaaacttttcatttaaaaaatgatcCTTGTCTGACTTTTAAACctgttttttttagatttattaaTTGCTACCTTCCCCGACAGAATAAATAGCATCAACAGaggccaaaaaaataaaaaattaagaaatgataCACGCAACCTAttttataatacatattttaaaatgtgagtatttttataaaataatgttactttttttaagatattttataaaatattatttattttaaaacataattatataatatgttgtaaaaagtgagtatgtttatcatttttcttttcttttcaagtaaTGCTACGTGTACGTGTTCTTTTTATGCGAACATTTTagtcttattatttaagtttatttattttactaataagttagatactaattatattaatgaattattaat from Juglans regia cultivar Chandler chromosome 2, Walnut 2.0, whole genome shotgun sequence carries:
- the LOC109014472 gene encoding uncharacterized protein LOC109014472, with the translated sequence MMPPSSNIGDALKFQQRWEVRRDNELDSSSEESKSSSSGQPVLKKHKLVSSFTSHENDESTDTSRFQLKGKNVAGTGAQIKNGKSEKTHSGRNRKENLVNDAMRRDSHEELKRKKNETSVSDLDALGDVKIFMESLLEDLKDTRENLFRWMREEMQKLVADDTVSKPKRKKGSYGRENIQGQHVNNLENNRIQLQNKFEDNIQVHHNFEETLQVQHQNNFKKSIEVQRQNNFKEKTQAHSNNFKENIQVQHQNNDEKNYMQSKKDLKSGMRVQNCNHGSAERSGDINEAAGYVNHYQSSEDRANCRKTIGPMAPRVKENGETRLVSSVMPKFQSGPSVQVQHQKNVVLGLRAPNCNDGSSERSVKGRQVADSNNCSKALEDQVGYVQASGFLPSTEKAKGERLGLPDNQKFPSDSSDKVASSMYLTLPAILREPCADNYRLDTSSCDYVNPVTAGNWRALNSENANLMIDSSTYRDYFPDMQQEERLGSFAQTGSSIIECLNQNSTPTSSMGTGFPVPLVQGMDGGFNTPSQLGLRSVPQENYDLLGLRMDGGAIRFSGGNYALSEQYVANNFNGHSSYTADGGLMGFQTPGLKGGRLFSK